A window from Flavobacterium sp. 83 encodes these proteins:
- a CDS encoding SIMPL domain-containing protein: protein MKKAVLFLSMMFVSMSYAQEVKQVPQINVSGEGKVKVVPDQATILATIETKGNNAKDVKKQNDQKIEAVLKFIKKMNLAPSDYNTQRVSLNPEYDYEKKKHNYNATQTIEILLKDLSKYDELMEGLVDEGINRIDNVTFQSSKMAQYQSEARKLAMKEAKLKAEDYVSVLGQKVGRAMTISDNSQTYYPQPIRYAAMKMEMSDAQAPRETLAVGEINITANVSVSFILE from the coding sequence ATGAAAAAAGCAGTACTATTTCTATCTATGATGTTCGTGTCTATGTCATATGCGCAAGAAGTCAAGCAAGTTCCACAAATAAATGTAAGTGGAGAAGGGAAAGTAAAAGTTGTCCCAGATCAAGCAACAATATTAGCTACTATTGAAACAAAAGGAAATAATGCTAAAGATGTTAAGAAACAAAATGATCAAAAAATAGAAGCCGTTTTAAAATTCATAAAAAAAATGAACTTGGCTCCTTCAGATTATAATACGCAACGTGTTTCTCTAAATCCAGAATATGACTATGAAAAAAAGAAACACAATTATAATGCTACACAAACAATCGAAATACTATTGAAAGATTTGTCAAAATATGACGAATTGATGGAAGGATTGGTAGATGAAGGAATTAATAGAATTGATAATGTAACCTTTCAGTCTTCAAAGATGGCACAATATCAATCAGAGGCAAGAAAATTAGCCATGAAAGAAGCTAAACTAAAAGCTGAGGACTATGTTTCTGTTTTAGGGCAAAAAGTGGGTCGTGCGATGACGATTTCAGATAATTCACAAACCTATTATCCGCAACCTATTCGATATGCTGCCATGAAAATGGAAATGAGCGATGCTCAAGCACCAAGAGAAACGCTTGCTGTTGGAGAAATCAATATTACTGCTAATGTAAGTGTGAGTTTTATTTTAGAGTAG
- a CDS encoding DUF4369 domain-containing protein, with protein MKKIILFLSAVVMLSSCTKDKYTISGTATGFENGKTVILETPNENGNGLTAIDTVKIENGKFEIKGKAIEPSFHTIQVEGVQGKIPFILENGDITIVVNKDSIQKSKVSGTYNNDEYVTFNEEITKIQKKLMDFQTKNMQAMNTAQQTKDTAVINGLMKEFGKIQEEVGTTSKAKYVSYAETHPKSFISALIIQGMLNDPTADSKKSEKMYNSLEESLKNTKPGKAIKAKLAEMKSPSVGATAPAVETK; from the coding sequence ATGAAAAAAATAATTTTATTCCTTTCAGCTGTTGTAATGCTGTCTTCTTGTACCAAAGATAAATACACCATTTCTGGAACTGCAACTGGATTTGAAAATGGAAAAACAGTAATTCTGGAAACACCAAATGAAAATGGTAATGGTTTAACTGCAATTGATACCGTAAAAATTGAAAATGGTAAATTTGAAATTAAAGGAAAAGCTATAGAACCTTCTTTTCACACAATTCAAGTAGAAGGAGTACAAGGAAAAATACCTTTTATTTTAGAAAATGGAGACATTACTATAGTTGTAAATAAAGATAGCATACAAAAATCTAAAGTATCCGGAACTTATAATAATGATGAATACGTAACTTTCAATGAAGAAATTACAAAAATTCAAAAGAAGTTAATGGATTTTCAGACTAAAAACATGCAGGCAATGAATACTGCTCAACAAACTAAAGATACAGCTGTTATCAATGGATTGATGAAAGAATTTGGTAAAATTCAAGAAGAAGTAGGTACAACTTCTAAAGCTAAATATGTAAGTTATGCTGAGACACATCCTAAATCATTCATTTCTGCATTAATAATCCAAGGAATGCTTAATGATCCAACTGCTGATTCTAAAAAATCAGAAAAAATGTACAATAGCTTAGAAGAATCATTAAAAAACACAAAACCAGGTAAAGCAATAAAAGCTAAACTTGCTGAAATGAAATCTCCTTCCGTAGGTGCTACTGCTCCTGCTGTTGAAACTAAATGA
- a CDS encoding KTSC domain-containing protein codes for MKKIVEYRKLLNVEKTAELKDLKTIYRNAMKEAHPDKFSGDEAGLKAAEENSKKIIEAYHFLVSINPETIKANLPEYTETISTSTITDYKFVEGRLIINFSNGSVYEYISVPKATYVKMVNADSPGRFAKRHILNAFTWRKTLNQD; via the coding sequence ATGAAAAAAATAGTTGAATACCGCAAACTACTAAATGTAGAAAAAACTGCTGAGCTTAAAGATTTAAAAACGATTTATCGCAATGCGATGAAAGAAGCACATCCTGATAAATTTTCAGGAGATGAAGCTGGATTAAAAGCTGCTGAAGAAAATAGTAAAAAAATTATTGAGGCTTATCACTTTTTGGTAAGTATCAATCCTGAGACTATAAAAGCAAACTTGCCAGAATATACTGAAACAATTTCAACTTCAACTATCACGGATTATAAATTCGTTGAAGGTAGATTAATCATCAATTTTTCAAATGGAAGCGTTTATGAATACATTAGTGTTCCTAAAGCAACTTACGTAAAAATGGTAAATGCTGATTCACCTGGAAGGTTTGCAAAAAGACACATTCTTAATGCTTTTACTTGGAGAAAAACGCTTAATCAAGACTAA
- a CDS encoding response regulator, giving the protein MRKKVIWVVDDDAIYQIIVNKIILRSEMFSTIFSFKNGKDAIDALRNTIENTGEFPDIILLDINMPIMDGWEFMEEMELIKSQLNKKINIYIVSSSIAIEDKNKTKTYPDILGYLSKPITTDDLILVATNN; this is encoded by the coding sequence ATGAGAAAAAAAGTAATCTGGGTAGTAGATGACGATGCTATTTATCAAATTATAGTAAATAAAATCATTCTGAGATCAGAGATGTTTTCAACTATTTTTTCTTTTAAAAATGGAAAAGACGCTATTGATGCTCTACGTAATACTATTGAAAACACAGGAGAATTTCCAGATATCATTCTATTAGACATCAATATGCCTATTATGGATGGATGGGAATTCATGGAAGAAATGGAATTGATAAAATCCCAATTAAACAAAAAAATAAATATTTATATTGTAAGTTCATCTATAGCTATTGAAGATAAAAACAAAACCAAAACGTATCCGGATATTTTGGGTTATTTATCTAAACCCATAACAACTGATGACTTAATATTGGTGGCAACAAATAATTAA
- a CDS encoding PAS domain S-box protein, whose protein sequence is MDHKKHPKIISWFLNKPKITGFLTFLLLSFIAGFIVTQQYQLIKEDEQREMNNILQVVHQNIEQSLKNCYTTTLTLALTINDKGVPENFDYIGAKLIESNNSISAVQLVPKGVIKYIYPMKGNEAAMNLNILKHPYLKEALKSIENQKMYFAGPLKLKQGGMGIVGRFPVFHNNNFWGFSAVIIKLEPFLKSSGINNVDDSKYYFQLSKYDTETKKEVFYLPNKADFSKKYNISSYIPDGDWKLYLISKYQNYLYYQILVPAIIGFILAALFGFLIYTLLKIPKELEYLVNTQSTKLLNSEIKFKAIFDQAAVGIAYIDSYSGNFIEINRQYCNLLGYSQREMKEKNFQSVTHPDDLQEDLINLEKLRKGYIRSYSLEKRYLTKAGTIIWINLTVSPLWKINEKVTSHIAIVEDISLKKEAEELIKKSETRFKSLFDDSPLPLRVEDFSDVKKYLEELDLMYEDKEVVRNYFEKNPNSVDKSHSLVKLIDANKACLKLHKVKTKEDLIETKSNLFNNRALYCFTEHLIAITQGENKFILDTIIKNSEGEYRNINLRWNTIQGYKKSLERIIVSTEDTTDRKAAEKIILDTKQKVESLINTIDGIVWECNPATFSFTFISKKAEQILGYTCEEWLANKTFWSDHIYAEDKQWVLDYSKSQTEAELNHDFEYRMIAKNGSVIWLRDIVNVVFENGKAVSLRGIMIDITKTKKAEKDLNKSFNLVTEQNKRLLNFSYIVSHNLRSHTSNISSIMSLIESSESEEEKNQMIQLLKSVSSSLNETMLHLNEVINIRTNIGLVSESLNLKEYIYTVQKVLSEQIRSNEVSISTIIPEDITINYNPAYLESILYNIISNSIRYKHPGRKPQITIKWFIEDKMNVLQISDNGVGIDLVRNADKIFGMYKTFSNNADSKGIGLFITKNQIDAMGGNITVESEPNIGTTFKIYIQ, encoded by the coding sequence ATGGATCATAAAAAACACCCAAAAATCATTAGTTGGTTCTTAAATAAGCCAAAAATTACGGGGTTTCTTACGTTTCTATTACTAAGTTTTATAGCAGGTTTTATTGTTACACAGCAATATCAACTTATAAAAGAAGATGAACAAAGAGAAATGAATAACATCCTCCAAGTTGTTCATCAAAATATCGAACAATCACTTAAAAACTGTTATACAACTACCTTAACATTAGCACTAACAATTAACGACAAAGGAGTTCCTGAAAATTTTGATTATATAGGCGCAAAATTAATAGAATCTAATAATAGTATTAGTGCCGTTCAATTAGTTCCTAAAGGGGTGATAAAATACATTTATCCCATGAAAGGAAATGAAGCAGCTATGAATTTAAATATTTTAAAGCATCCTTATCTTAAAGAAGCTTTAAAATCTATTGAAAATCAAAAAATGTATTTTGCAGGTCCGTTAAAATTAAAACAAGGCGGAATGGGAATTGTGGGTAGATTTCCTGTTTTTCATAATAATAATTTCTGGGGGTTTTCAGCTGTAATTATTAAGTTAGAACCTTTTTTAAAATCTTCTGGAATAAATAACGTTGATGATTCAAAATACTATTTTCAGCTTTCAAAATACGACACTGAGACTAAAAAAGAAGTCTTTTATTTACCAAATAAAGCTGATTTTTCAAAAAAATATAATATTTCAAGTTATATTCCTGATGGTGACTGGAAATTATACCTAATATCGAAATATCAAAATTATCTTTATTACCAGATTTTAGTTCCTGCAATTATAGGGTTTATTTTGGCAGCACTTTTTGGTTTTTTGATTTACACTCTTTTAAAAATACCAAAAGAACTAGAGTATTTAGTAAATACACAATCCACAAAACTTTTAAATTCTGAGATAAAGTTTAAAGCAATTTTTGATCAGGCAGCTGTTGGGATTGCCTATATAGATTCTTATTCCGGCAATTTTATTGAGATTAATAGACAATATTGCAACTTATTAGGATACTCGCAGCGGGAAATGAAAGAAAAAAATTTCCAATCTGTTACACACCCAGATGATTTACAAGAAGATTTAATAAATTTAGAAAAATTAAGGAAAGGATACATTAGATCTTATTCTTTAGAAAAAAGGTATTTAACAAAAGCAGGTACTATAATATGGATAAATCTTACCGTTTCTCCGCTTTGGAAAATAAATGAAAAAGTAACGTCACATATTGCGATTGTAGAAGACATTTCTTTAAAAAAAGAAGCAGAAGAATTAATAAAAAAAAGTGAAACACGTTTTAAAAGTTTATTTGATGATTCGCCTCTACCATTAAGAGTGGAAGATTTTTCTGACGTTAAAAAATACCTTGAAGAACTTGATTTAATGTATGAAGATAAAGAAGTAGTTAGAAACTACTTTGAAAAAAATCCAAATAGTGTTGATAAATCCCATTCGCTAGTTAAATTAATTGACGCAAACAAAGCCTGCCTAAAACTGCACAAGGTTAAGACCAAAGAAGATTTAATTGAAACAAAATCTAACTTATTTAATAATAGAGCATTATATTGTTTTACCGAACATCTTATTGCAATAACTCAAGGTGAAAATAAATTTATTTTAGATACGATTATAAAAAATTCAGAGGGTGAATACCGTAATATAAATTTAAGATGGAATACAATCCAAGGATATAAAAAATCATTAGAAAGAATTATAGTTTCTACCGAAGATACTACTGACAGGAAAGCTGCAGAAAAAATCATTCTCGATACAAAACAAAAAGTAGAATCTCTTATTAATACTATTGACGGAATTGTATGGGAATGTAATCCGGCTACTTTCTCTTTCACTTTTATCAGTAAAAAAGCAGAGCAAATATTGGGATATACTTGCGAAGAATGGCTAGCAAATAAAACTTTTTGGTCTGATCATATTTATGCTGAAGATAAACAATGGGTTCTAGACTATTCTAAATCCCAAACAGAAGCTGAATTAAATCATGATTTTGAATACCGAATGATTGCTAAAAATGGATCTGTCATTTGGCTAAGAGACATTGTAAATGTTGTTTTTGAAAATGGCAAAGCAGTAAGTTTACGTGGAATAATGATTGATATTACCAAGACTAAAAAAGCCGAAAAAGATTTAAACAAATCCTTCAATTTAGTTACGGAACAAAATAAAAGACTTCTTAATTTTTCTTACATAGTTTCTCATAATTTAAGATCACATACCAGTAATATTTCATCTATAATGAGTTTAATTGAATCTTCTGAATCAGAGGAGGAAAAAAACCAAATGATCCAATTATTAAAATCAGTTTCAAGTTCTCTAAATGAAACGATGCTTCACCTGAATGAGGTAATTAACATTAGAACAAATATTGGTTTAGTTTCTGAATCGCTAAATTTAAAAGAATACATTTATACCGTTCAAAAGGTACTTTCAGAACAAATAAGATCTAATGAAGTTTCAATTTCAACTATAATACCCGAAGATATTACAATAAATTATAATCCTGCATATCTAGAAAGCATACTTTATAACATCATATCTAATTCCATTCGCTATAAACATCCTGGAAGAAAACCCCAAATAACAATAAAATGGTTTATAGAAGATAAAATGAATGTACTTCAAATATCAGATAATGGTGTCGGAATCGATCTTGTAAGGAATGCAGACAAGATTTTTGGGATGTATAAAACATTTAGCAACAATGCCGATTCAAAAGGAATTGGTTTATTTATAACAAAAAATCAAATTGATGCTATGGGTGGAAATATAACTGTAGAAAGTGAGCCTAATATAGGCACAACATTTAAAATTTATATTCAATGA
- a CDS encoding YchJ family protein — MIVEKCYCGSQKNFQNCCEPIIKGNNKSLTAEALMRSRYSAYATHEVDYLWVTTLVSERKNYSKTEILNWAISNQWQKLEIINATENTVEFKAYFRDSKLQDQIHHELSTFKLENGNWFYVDGEFFN, encoded by the coding sequence ATGATTGTAGAAAAATGCTACTGCGGCTCTCAGAAAAATTTTCAGAATTGTTGTGAACCAATTATAAAAGGAAATAATAAATCCTTAACTGCAGAAGCCTTAATGCGTTCTAGGTATTCAGCTTATGCAACACATGAAGTTGATTATTTATGGGTAACCACACTTGTTTCTGAGAGAAAAAACTATTCTAAAACTGAAATTCTAAATTGGGCAATTTCCAATCAATGGCAAAAACTTGAAATTATAAATGCTACCGAGAATACCGTAGAATTCAAAGCCTATTTTCGGGACAGTAAACTTCAAGACCAAATTCATCACGAACTTTCAACTTTCAAACTCGAAAATGGAAATTGGTTTTATGTCGATGGGGAATTTTTTAATTAG
- a CDS encoding VWA domain-containing protein, giving the protein MKNDTKKGFYFKQYQAPFQSPFDKLFGIFKELIVHTSGDFDEAIDWLRELDKEYKLTDEHYTIDDFIEDLKKKGYIRDELKDDGTSGIGITAKTERAIRQQALDNIFGNLKRSGSGNHKTKHSGNGDEHTGEFREFHFGDGLERISLTESLRNAQINNGVADFMLTENDLVVEETQYKSQMSTVLMIDISHSMILYGEDRITPAKKVAMALAELITTRYPKDTLDILVFGNDAWTIAIRDLPYLKVGPFHTNTVAGLQLAMDILRRKRNTNKQIFMITDGKPSCVREKDGSYYMNSNGLDEYIVDKCYNQAQQARKLHIPITTFMIANDPYLQQFVNRFTEANQGKAFYTGLKGLGEMIFEDYETNRKKRIK; this is encoded by the coding sequence ATGAAAAATGACACTAAAAAAGGATTTTATTTCAAGCAATACCAAGCCCCATTTCAGTCCCCGTTTGATAAACTCTTTGGTATTTTCAAAGAATTAATCGTACATACTTCGGGAGATTTTGATGAAGCAATCGACTGGTTGCGAGAATTAGACAAAGAATATAAACTTACCGATGAACACTATACCATTGATGATTTTATCGAAGATTTAAAGAAAAAGGGATACATCCGCGATGAACTCAAAGATGATGGAACTTCAGGAATAGGAATTACTGCCAAAACGGAGCGCGCCATTCGCCAGCAAGCTTTAGACAACATTTTTGGAAACCTAAAACGATCGGGAAGTGGCAATCATAAAACCAAGCATTCCGGAAACGGAGATGAGCATACCGGTGAATTTCGGGAATTTCATTTTGGTGACGGACTGGAACGAATTTCATTGACCGAAAGCTTACGTAACGCCCAAATCAATAATGGAGTAGCAGATTTTATGTTGACCGAAAATGATTTGGTTGTTGAAGAAACACAGTATAAATCCCAAATGAGTACCGTTTTGATGATTGACATCAGCCACAGTATGATTTTGTATGGCGAAGATAGAATTACACCAGCCAAAAAAGTAGCAATGGCTCTCGCTGAATTGATTACAACCCGTTACCCAAAAGATACTTTAGATATTTTAGTTTTTGGAAATGATGCTTGGACGATTGCAATCCGAGATTTACCGTATTTGAAAGTGGGGCCATTCCACACCAATACGGTAGCTGGTTTGCAACTTGCGATGGATATTCTTCGCCGCAAACGAAATACCAACAAACAAATTTTCATGATAACCGATGGTAAACCAAGTTGTGTACGCGAAAAAGACGGTTCTTATTATATGAACAGTAATGGACTTGATGAATATATTGTGGATAAATGCTACAATCAGGCGCAACAAGCTCGAAAATTACACATTCCAATTACCACTTTTATGATTGCCAATGATCCGTATTTACAGCAATTTGTAAATCGCTTTACCGAAGCTAATCAAGGAAAAGCATTTTACACCGGATTAAAAGGCCTTGGAGAAATGATTTTTGAGGATTATGAAACAAACCGTAAAAAGAGAATTAAATAG
- a CDS encoding AAA family ATPase encodes MKIENIKTLGELKKSGYKSKSIKDELRSNLREKIKSGKPTFEGVHGFENTVIPELERAILSRHNINLLGLRGQAKTRLARKMIELLDEYIPFVTGSEINDDPLQPISRFAKDIIEIKGDETPISWLHRSDRFFEKLATPDVTVADLIGDVDPIKAANLKLSYADDRVIHFGMIPRANRCIFVINELPDLQARIQVALFNILQEGDIQIRGFKLRMPLDMQFVFTANPEDYTNRGSIVTPLKDRIGSQILTHYPETIKIARTITQQEAKLDAVQSDMVYVPSLARDLLEQISFEARESEYIDNKSGVSARLSITALENLLSTAERRALKSGDDKTSLRLSDFMGIIPAITGKVELVYEGEQEGAAAVAQHLLGDAIHTFFPAYFPKIEKLEKQDEKTPYTDIIEWFFAESGFELLDDCSNEEYERILASIVPLEVLIKKYQPQLEKEDKFFMKEFILWGLVEYKKLSKDRFSEGYQFKDIYGSFISKL; translated from the coding sequence ATGAAAATAGAAAATATAAAAACACTCGGAGAATTAAAAAAATCAGGTTACAAAAGCAAAAGTATTAAAGATGAATTGCGTTCTAATCTTAGAGAAAAAATTAAATCGGGAAAACCAACTTTTGAAGGTGTTCACGGTTTTGAAAATACCGTAATTCCCGAATTAGAACGCGCTATTTTATCGCGTCACAACATCAATTTGTTGGGTCTTCGTGGTCAAGCCAAAACCAGATTGGCGCGCAAAATGATTGAATTATTGGATGAATACATTCCTTTTGTGACTGGTTCCGAAATTAATGACGATCCGTTGCAGCCGATTTCTCGTTTTGCCAAAGATATAATTGAAATAAAAGGAGATGAAACGCCAATTTCATGGTTACACAGAAGTGACCGTTTCTTTGAAAAACTGGCTACACCAGATGTAACCGTTGCGGATTTAATAGGTGACGTGGATCCTATAAAAGCAGCCAATTTGAAACTGTCTTATGCGGATGATCGTGTGATTCATTTTGGGATGATTCCAAGAGCGAATCGTTGCATTTTTGTCATCAACGAATTACCTGATTTACAAGCCAGAATTCAAGTAGCGCTGTTTAATATTCTACAAGAAGGCGATATTCAAATTCGTGGTTTCAAGTTGAGAATGCCACTCGATATGCAATTTGTTTTCACTGCAAATCCTGAGGATTACACCAATCGAGGCAGCATTGTAACGCCGTTAAAAGACAGAATAGGTTCTCAAATCTTGACACATTATCCGGAAACCATTAAAATTGCTCGAACCATTACGCAACAAGAAGCAAAATTGGATGCAGTGCAAAGTGACATGGTTTATGTACCTTCTTTAGCTAGGGATTTATTGGAACAAATTAGTTTTGAAGCAAGAGAAAGCGAATATATTGATAATAAAAGTGGTGTAAGTGCCAGACTGAGTATTACTGCATTAGAGAATTTATTAAGTACAGCAGAAAGAAGAGCTTTAAAGTCTGGAGATGATAAAACGTCGTTACGTTTGTCGGATTTTATGGGAATTATTCCAGCTATTACCGGAAAAGTGGAATTAGTTTATGAAGGAGAGCAGGAGGGAGCTGCCGCTGTGGCCCAGCATTTATTAGGCGACGCGATTCATACTTTTTTTCCTGCATATTTTCCGAAAATTGAAAAACTGGAAAAACAAGATGAAAAAACACCTTATACAGATATTATAGAATGGTTTTTTGCCGAAAGTGGTTTCGAATTATTGGATGATTGTTCAAATGAAGAATATGAAAGAATCTTAGCAAGTATCGTCCCGCTTGAAGTTTTAATCAAGAAATACCAACCGCAACTGGAAAAAGAAGATAAATTTTTTATGAAAGAATTTATTCTTTGGGGATTGGTCGAATACAAAAAACTGAGTAAAGACCGTTTTTCGGAAGGTTATCAGTTCAAGGATATTTACGGTAGCTTTATCAGTAAATTATAA
- a CDS encoding 2OG-Fe(II) oxygenase family protein, producing the protein MENSFEALIATYIENKVGISEHFLSADLANNLKQNLLTLNQDSLLMAAGIGNSEKLSYDGAIRSDSIYWLDKKHNNAFENEFFVQIEAFILYLNQSCYAGITGYEFHYSLYESGDFYLKHLDQFKNNPSRKYSMISYLNSNWQESDGGELLIHQLDNNQKISPTQGKTVFFKSDELVHEVLVTQNTRMSITGWLKSD; encoded by the coding sequence ATGGAAAATAGCTTTGAGGCTTTGATTGCTACTTATATTGAAAATAAGGTAGGTATATCGGAACATTTTTTGAGTGCCGATTTGGCTAATAATTTAAAACAAAATTTACTTACTTTAAATCAGGACAGCTTATTAATGGCTGCAGGAATCGGAAATTCTGAGAAACTTTCTTATGACGGTGCGATTCGAAGTGATTCGATTTATTGGCTTGACAAGAAACACAACAATGCATTCGAAAATGAATTCTTTGTTCAAATAGAAGCATTTATTCTTTATTTGAATCAAAGTTGTTATGCTGGAATAACGGGTTATGAATTTCATTATTCGTTGTATGAATCTGGGGATTTTTATTTAAAACATTTGGATCAATTCAAGAATAATCCTAGCCGAAAATACTCTATGATTAGTTATTTAAATAGTAATTGGCAAGAAAGTGACGGGGGTGAATTGCTCATTCATCAATTGGATAACAATCAAAAAATTTCGCCTACTCAGGGCAAAACCGTTTTTTTTAAGAGTGATGAATTAGTTCATGAAGTTTTAGTTACCCAAAATACCAGAATGAGTATTACGGGATGGTTGAAGAGCGATTAA
- a CDS encoding transporter — translation MLFLVLSILCSVTVGVLFKFSRKYGVSNTQIVASNYLFALVLCYLFFSPELNAVGTSAPWGIYIAISVLLPSIFLFLAASIKHMGIVKTDAAQRLSLFIPILAAWILFKEDFNMLKVAALVVGFPALVLIFAKPTQNTENKWIYPAAVLLGFGVIDILFKQIALYSSLPYTTSLFVVFGIALLIMIVVVIYEGTINKVSLNIRNILFGGLVGIFNFGNILFYLKAHQAIVKNPSTVFAGMNMGVIIIGSLVGILMFKEKLTKMNFAGLFLALISIILIVISQTN, via the coding sequence ATGTTATTTCTTGTTTTAAGTATTCTATGCAGTGTAACTGTTGGTGTACTATTTAAATTTTCACGTAAGTATGGTGTAAGTAATACTCAAATTGTTGCTTCAAATTATTTGTTTGCCCTTGTACTTTGTTATTTGTTCTTCAGTCCGGAACTTAATGCTGTGGGAACTTCAGCACCTTGGGGTATTTATATAGCTATTAGTGTTTTGTTGCCATCGATATTTCTTTTTTTGGCTGCATCTATAAAACACATGGGTATTGTGAAAACTGATGCTGCTCAACGACTTTCGTTGTTTATCCCTATTTTGGCAGCTTGGATACTCTTCAAAGAAGATTTTAATATGTTAAAAGTAGCTGCGCTTGTAGTTGGTTTTCCAGCATTAGTACTCATTTTTGCTAAACCTACTCAAAATACCGAAAATAAATGGATATATCCTGCAGCAGTTTTACTTGGCTTTGGAGTTATAGATATTCTTTTTAAACAAATCGCCCTGTATTCAAGTTTGCCGTACACTACTTCATTATTTGTTGTTTTTGGGATAGCGTTGCTAATTATGATTGTAGTAGTTATTTATGAAGGAACAATTAATAAGGTGTCATTAAATATAAGAAATATCCTTTTTGGAGGTCTGGTTGGTATTTTTAACTTTGGAAATATTCTGTTCTATCTAAAAGCGCATCAGGCAATTGTCAAAAATCCGTCAACTGTTTTTGCAGGGATGAATATGGGAGTAATTATTATTGGAAGCCTTGTTGGGATTTTAATGTTTAAGGAAAAATTAACCAAAATGAATTTTGCAGGTCTTTTTTTAGCTTTGATTTCGATAATTTTAATTGTAATCTCACAGACAAATTAA